A genome region from Maridesulfovibrio salexigens DSM 2638 includes the following:
- a CDS encoding 50S ribosomal protein L11 methyltransferase, which yields MPKLLRIQFTLSELESDECQVYLGARVAHGWEEKPLDDDSIFYTIHLEDHPLGMEIVEEIKTRWPDAGCVGEEIEDENWGLAWKDYFEPVTCGQFEILPPWLLEKKTEGKNHIIIEPKMAFGTGSHPTTALCLELISKLADEGKLNANMEFFDLGTGSAILAIALAKLGLKGVGVDIDPQSIVCAQENIDNNDVDGIILSVGSADSIDPKLKYELVVANILSGPLIELCPDVTARLKENSILILSGILVEQSEKVAAEYIKAGLPAPEIFTMGEWAGLLWRDVSAEDE from the coding sequence ATGCCTAAACTGCTTAGAATTCAATTCACCCTTTCCGAGCTCGAAAGTGACGAATGTCAGGTATACCTCGGCGCACGTGTTGCACACGGCTGGGAAGAAAAACCGCTTGATGACGATTCCATTTTTTACACCATCCATCTGGAAGACCATCCTCTGGGAATGGAAATAGTAGAAGAGATCAAGACCCGCTGGCCTGACGCAGGCTGTGTTGGTGAAGAAATCGAAGATGAAAACTGGGGTCTTGCATGGAAGGATTATTTCGAGCCTGTCACCTGTGGACAGTTCGAAATCCTGCCCCCGTGGTTGCTGGAAAAGAAGACCGAAGGCAAGAACCACATCATCATAGAACCGAAAATGGCTTTCGGAACAGGCAGCCACCCCACCACCGCACTTTGCCTTGAACTTATCAGCAAACTTGCTGATGAAGGAAAGCTTAATGCGAACATGGAATTTTTCGATCTCGGTACCGGGTCCGCAATCCTCGCCATCGCTCTCGCCAAACTCGGCCTAAAAGGTGTCGGTGTGGATATTGATCCGCAGTCCATTGTCTGCGCACAGGAAAACATCGATAACAACGACGTTGACGGCATCATTCTTTCCGTAGGCAGTGCCGATTCCATTGATCCCAAGCTCAAATACGAGCTGGTGGTAGCGAATATCCTTTCCGGGCCGCTCATTGAGCTTTGCCCGGATGTAACCGCAAGGCTGAAAGAAAATTCCATCCTGATTCTTTCCGGCATCCTTGTGGAGCAATCTGAAAAAGTTGCAGCAGAATACATCAAAGCAGGTCTGCCCGCCCCTGAAATATTCACCATGGGTGAATGGGCCGGACTCCTCTGGCGCGATGTAAGTGCGGAAGATGAGTAG
- a CDS encoding aspartate aminotransferase family protein, with protein MSKHDTLVAAEQNSICNTYGRYPLNVTKAKGSRIWDLDGKEYIDLLSGISVVNIGHCRDDLADIMAEQARKLVQVSNLFYQEEQVELAEKLIATCDADRVFFANSGAEANEAAIKLARRYMRTIKERDAFEIITLEGSFHGRTMATLTATGQYGPIKDGFAPLPEGFKYVPAGDAEALKAAITDKTAAVMIEMVQGEGGIKPLPEDYVKAVTELVKENDILLIVDEVQSGLCRTGKWWAHQHYGVTPHIFTSAKALANGLPMGAMLATEEVAKGFTPGSHATTFGGGALVSKVASKVIDIMTENKLDERAAELGDFFKAEAGKLQDKFPGKIKSVRGLGLMLGVELNFDGSEIFAALREQGFILNLTKGTILRLLPALTIDKDDLVAFLNAIEELLAEQA; from the coding sequence ATGAGTAAACACGATACACTTGTAGCCGCTGAACAAAATTCCATCTGCAACACCTACGGCAGATACCCTTTAAATGTAACTAAAGCCAAGGGTTCCAGAATCTGGGACCTTGACGGCAAAGAATATATTGACCTGCTTTCCGGTATTTCCGTTGTTAACATCGGCCACTGCCGTGACGATCTTGCCGACATTATGGCTGAGCAGGCCCGTAAACTGGTTCAGGTCAGCAACCTTTTTTATCAGGAAGAACAGGTAGAGCTGGCTGAAAAGCTCATCGCGACCTGTGATGCCGACAGAGTCTTCTTCGCCAACTCCGGCGCTGAAGCCAACGAAGCAGCCATTAAACTTGCCAGACGGTACATGCGTACTATTAAAGAAAGAGACGCCTTTGAAATTATCACTCTCGAAGGTTCTTTCCACGGCAGGACTATGGCTACCCTGACCGCCACCGGACAGTATGGACCTATCAAGGACGGTTTCGCACCCTTGCCGGAAGGATTCAAATATGTCCCGGCCGGTGATGCAGAGGCCCTCAAAGCCGCCATTACTGATAAGACTGCTGCGGTCATGATCGAAATGGTACAAGGCGAAGGCGGCATCAAACCGTTGCCGGAAGATTACGTGAAAGCGGTAACCGAACTGGTCAAAGAAAACGACATTCTGCTCATCGTGGATGAAGTCCAGTCCGGCCTGTGCAGGACCGGTAAATGGTGGGCACACCAGCATTACGGAGTAACCCCGCACATTTTCACCTCCGCAAAGGCTCTTGCCAATGGGCTGCCAATGGGTGCTATGCTGGCGACAGAAGAAGTTGCTAAGGGATTTACTCCCGGAAGCCATGCCACCACTTTCGGTGGCGGAGCATTGGTTTCCAAGGTTGCATCCAAAGTCATCGACATTATGACCGAAAACAAGCTTGATGAACGCGCTGCAGAGCTGGGAGATTTCTTCAAAGCCGAAGCAGGCAAGTTGCAGGATAAATTCCCCGGAAAAATCAAATCCGTGCGTGGCCTCGGTCTTATGCTCGGCGTGGAGCTGAACTTTGACGGCAGTGAAATCTTCGCCGCCCTGCGCGAACAAGGTTTCATTCTCAACCTGACCAAGGGAACAATCCTCAGACTGCTCCCGGCGTTAACCATTGATAAAGACGACCTCGTAGCATTTCTCAATGCGATTGAGGAGCTGCTTGCTGAACAGGCTTAG
- the dut gene encoding dUTP diphosphatase: MNPTQSNPVEVKVKFLSETASEGGLDYATPNSAGVDLRACIEDDFVEIEAGGRYAFPAGIAIEITSPGIAGFIYSRSGLGTKDGLTVSQGVGVIDPDYRGEIKVSLLNTSGEKRRIERGQRIAQLVFMPYCYARLTPSEELSDTTRGAGGFGHTGKK, translated from the coding sequence ATGAATCCTACCCAATCCAATCCAGTTGAAGTAAAAGTTAAATTCCTCAGTGAGACTGCCAGTGAAGGCGGTCTGGACTACGCTACCCCCAACTCTGCCGGAGTGGACCTGCGTGCCTGCATTGAAGATGATTTCGTGGAGATTGAAGCTGGCGGAAGGTATGCCTTCCCCGCCGGAATCGCCATCGAGATAACCTCTCCGGGTATTGCCGGTTTTATTTATTCCCGCAGCGGTCTGGGCACCAAAGACGGCCTGACCGTCAGTCAGGGAGTCGGAGTAATCGACCCTGACTACCGTGGAGAGATCAAAGTTTCCCTGCTCAACACATCGGGCGAGAAGCGACGAATTGAGCGTGGACAACGCATCGCACAGCTCGTTTTCATGCCCTACTGCTATGCCCGGCTGACTCCCAGCGAAGAACTTTCCGACACAACCAGAGGTGCCGGAGGTTTCGGACATACAGGTAAAAAATAG
- the glgP gene encoding alpha-glucan family phosphorylase, with product MQPLRVYSVVPRLPSQLKELWDLAYNYLFVWNSDIASIFSTIDQVLWRDCQQNPVKFLNSLPQQQLEELAKDDFFVQRLKEAAKVQRSYLAREGCAYKFDGAKKGEPVVAYFSLEYGIGLSLPIYSGGLGILAGDHLKSASDLNIPLIGVGLCYQHGYFRQYMTQDGWQQERYPSHDFEEMSIKVAKDKNGKDVKFNFDMKGETLHVKVWQVEVGRVTLYLLDTNVPENSVSFRGITARLYGGDLEMRLWQEILLGIGGVKALDALGLEPSVIHMNEGHSAFAGLERIRVFMTEHGLSFEAAMEMVASSSIFTTHTPVPAGNDRFPAELMRPYFEPYAQTMGLAYKVFLSLGREDPRDDAEQFCMTVLALKLSRFNNGVSKLHGHVSRNMWQKVWPQYPVEDVPIGAITNGVHMPTWVATDFSLLFDRYLGPNWREDPDCAKVWRQTDNIPDAELWRTHERLRERLVDFVRKRLRRQLMNIGARRKEIELADEVLDPRALTIGFARRFATYKRAGLLLKDKERLLKIISDSRQPVQFIFAGKAHPQDNEGKKLIQDLIQFCRREECRMSLVFLEDYDMKIANYMVQGCDIWLNTPRRPLEACGTSGMKAMANGVLQFSTPDGWWDEAYLPDNSLGWAIGRGEDYNDHEYQDFVESQTLYKVLENDIIPEFYDRGHGSLPRSWIAKVKKALRILGPEFNANRMVEDYTEKAYQPAYSNYATMHKNEFQGAKELAAWRMEVMTKWSSLKVRNIRSETHTDVYVEEPIIITAEIFLNGLTTDNVQVEIYAGPVGQDGKFARRNTVVMTPEEDMGGGWHVYQGEVMPHEAGRFGYTVRILPKHELLLDPHSLGLIHWAQ from the coding sequence ATGCAGCCGCTTCGCGTTTACAGCGTCGTTCCACGTCTGCCCAGTCAGCTGAAAGAGCTTTGGGACTTGGCATATAACTATCTTTTTGTCTGGAACAGCGACATTGCCAGTATCTTTTCTACCATTGATCAGGTCCTCTGGCGGGACTGCCAGCAGAATCCTGTGAAGTTTTTAAACAGTCTTCCTCAGCAGCAGCTTGAAGAATTGGCTAAAGATGATTTTTTTGTGCAGCGACTCAAAGAAGCCGCCAAGGTACAGAGAAGTTATCTGGCTCGTGAAGGCTGCGCTTACAAATTTGATGGCGCCAAGAAAGGTGAGCCCGTTGTTGCGTATTTCAGTTTGGAATATGGTATCGGCCTTAGCCTGCCTATTTATTCCGGCGGACTCGGTATTCTCGCTGGTGACCATCTTAAGTCAGCAAGTGACCTGAATATTCCGTTGATTGGTGTCGGTCTTTGTTACCAGCACGGTTATTTTCGGCAGTACATGACTCAGGATGGCTGGCAGCAGGAGCGTTATCCCAGTCATGACTTTGAGGAAATGTCCATTAAGGTTGCCAAGGATAAAAATGGAAAGGACGTAAAATTCAATTTCGATATGAAAGGGGAAACCCTTCATGTTAAAGTCTGGCAGGTCGAAGTCGGGCGTGTAACACTTTATTTGCTCGATACCAATGTACCTGAAAACTCGGTTAGCTTCCGGGGAATCACAGCTCGTTTGTACGGCGGTGATCTTGAAATGCGTCTTTGGCAGGAAATCCTGCTTGGTATCGGCGGAGTTAAAGCACTTGATGCACTCGGACTTGAGCCAAGCGTCATTCATATGAATGAAGGTCATTCTGCTTTTGCGGGGTTGGAACGAATTCGTGTTTTCATGACCGAGCATGGCCTTTCTTTTGAAGCGGCGATGGAGATGGTGGCCTCTTCCAGTATTTTTACCACCCATACCCCTGTTCCGGCTGGTAACGACCGTTTCCCGGCTGAACTTATGCGTCCATACTTTGAACCGTATGCCCAGACTATGGGGCTTGCCTATAAAGTATTCCTTTCTCTCGGCAGGGAAGATCCCCGCGATGATGCGGAGCAATTCTGCATGACTGTACTGGCTCTCAAGCTTTCCCGTTTTAATAATGGTGTATCAAAGCTTCACGGGCATGTTTCGCGGAACATGTGGCAGAAGGTTTGGCCGCAGTATCCGGTAGAAGATGTTCCCATCGGAGCTATCACCAATGGTGTACATATGCCTACATGGGTGGCAACAGATTTCTCCTTGCTGTTTGACCGTTATCTTGGCCCGAACTGGCGTGAGGACCCGGATTGCGCAAAAGTCTGGAGGCAGACCGATAATATCCCCGATGCAGAACTCTGGCGCACTCATGAGCGACTCAGGGAACGGCTGGTGGATTTCGTTCGTAAACGTCTGCGTCGCCAGCTGATGAATATCGGTGCACGGCGCAAGGAAATCGAACTTGCGGACGAAGTGCTTGATCCTCGCGCTTTGACTATCGGTTTTGCACGTCGTTTTGCTACTTATAAACGTGCCGGACTGCTGCTTAAGGATAAGGAGCGTCTGCTCAAGATCATTTCCGATTCAAGGCAGCCCGTGCAGTTTATTTTTGCCGGTAAAGCTCATCCGCAGGATAACGAAGGTAAGAAACTTATTCAGGATCTTATCCAATTCTGCCGCCGTGAAGAGTGCCGCATGAGTCTTGTCTTCCTTGAAGATTATGACATGAAAATCGCCAACTATATGGTTCAGGGTTGCGATATCTGGCTGAACACTCCGAGACGTCCTCTTGAGGCCTGCGGAACCAGCGGCATGAAAGCCATGGCAAACGGTGTACTCCAGTTCAGTACTCCGGACGGTTGGTGGGATGAAGCTTATCTGCCTGATAACAGCCTCGGTTGGGCTATCGGTCGCGGCGAAGACTACAACGATCATGAATATCAGGATTTTGTGGAGAGTCAGACCCTTTACAAAGTTCTGGAAAATGACATAATTCCCGAGTTCTATGACCGTGGTCATGGCAGCCTTCCCCGTAGCTGGATTGCCAAGGTCAAGAAGGCGTTACGGATTCTGGGACCTGAATTCAACGCTAACCGTATGGTGGAAGATTATACTGAAAAGGCATATCAGCCTGCATACAGTAACTACGCCACCATGCATAAGAATGAATTCCAGGGCGCCAAGGAACTGGCTGCCTGGAGAATGGAAGTGATGACTAAGTGGTCCAGCTTGAAGGTTCGCAACATTCGTTCGGAAACTCATACTGATGTATATGTTGAAGAACCGATCATTATTACCGCAGAGATATTCCTTAATGGTTTGACTACGGATAATGTTCAGGTGGAAATCTACGCCGGACCTGTTGGACAGGACGGAAAGTTTGCCCGCCGCAACACTGTGGTTATGACTCCTGAGGAAGATATGGGCGGTGGCTGGCATGTTTATCAGGGTGAAGTTATGCCCCATGAGGCCGGAAGGTTCGGTTATACCGTACGTATCCTGCCCAAGCATGAACTCCTGCTTGATCCTCATTCTCTCGGACTTATCCATTGGGCACAATAA
- a CDS encoding thermonuclease family protein, translated as MPKGKIKIINSRSGVLKGPVFILLFCCLFFSTATASAFEAKVRYVIDGDTFILSNNKHVRIAGIDTPEIGRDGKADQYYAQQAKSMLNKLILGKRVRIESAGKGTDHYKRIIGWVYVDDVFVNSHMIRNGAAFFYFHKGNDKGKQKLLLQAQRKAYDEKKGFWPVISKLKKFNEPWVGNKNSRRCFLPGDKYAKKISRKNKVNFFSLGEAFYSGYSPARHLNFWPAVK; from the coding sequence ATGCCGAAAGGAAAAATTAAAATAATCAATTCACGAAGCGGGGTCCTTAAGGGCCCCGTTTTCATTTTGTTGTTCTGTTGCCTGTTCTTCAGCACGGCAACTGCTTCCGCCTTTGAAGCCAAGGTCCGTTACGTAATAGATGGCGATACCTTCATCCTCAGCAATAACAAGCACGTGCGCATTGCCGGGATTGATACACCGGAAATAGGTCGGGATGGCAAAGCGGATCAATATTACGCCCAGCAAGCTAAATCCATGCTGAATAAACTTATTCTCGGCAAACGGGTACGTATTGAATCAGCAGGCAAAGGTACTGATCATTATAAACGTATCATCGGTTGGGTTTATGTGGATGATGTTTTCGTGAACAGTCATATGATCCGTAATGGTGCGGCATTTTTTTATTTTCATAAGGGAAATGACAAGGGCAAACAGAAATTACTTCTCCAAGCCCAGAGAAAAGCCTATGATGAAAAGAAAGGTTTCTGGCCTGTTATCAGTAAGTTGAAAAAGTTCAACGAACCGTGGGTTGGTAATAAAAACAGCCGCCGTTGTTTTCTTCCCGGCGATAAATACGCCAAAAAGATAAGCCGGAAAAACAAAGTTAATTTTTTCAGTCTGGGTGAAGCTTTTTACAGTGGTTATTCACCTGCAAGACATTTAAATTTCTGGCCAGCCGTTAAGTGA
- a CDS encoding glutamate synthase-related protein, with protein sequence MLFRKFASTFHEFRIVRDPDLCIDCKVCIKQCSYEAHFWDDAREKVSHDSRKCVGCHRCAALCPTAALTIKLNELDFRPNATWRPEFARNIYNQAESGGVLLAGMGSPVDIPVYWDRLLLDASQVTNPSIDPLREPMELKTFLGSKPDKVEVQFDAEGNPKLKTEQTPQIELATPITFAGMSFGAINYNLHAAMAMAAKELGTVYNTGEGGLHKSLYEYGQWTIVQVASGRFGVHSDYLNAGVGIEIKVGQGAKPGIGGHLPGEKINAMISETRMIPPGSDAISPAPHHDIYSIEDLLQLIFALKEATEYRVPVAVKIAAVHNVAAIASGVVRAGADILTLDGMKGGTGAAPAMTRDNVGIPIELALASVDQRLRDEGIRSKASIVAGGGFRCSGDVIKAIALGADAVNIGTAALIAVGCTLCGRCYTGKCPWGIATNDKKLAKRQNPEVAAERLVNLVRGWSHEIEEMLGGMGLNSIESLRGNRDKLRAVGLTDAEMQILGVKHAGR encoded by the coding sequence GTGCTATTTAGAAAATTTGCCAGCACATTCCATGAATTTCGCATAGTGCGCGACCCGGACCTGTGCATTGATTGTAAGGTCTGTATTAAGCAGTGCTCATATGAAGCGCACTTCTGGGACGATGCACGGGAAAAAGTATCCCATGATAGCCGTAAGTGTGTAGGCTGCCATCGTTGTGCAGCTTTGTGCCCGACAGCCGCTCTCACTATTAAATTAAATGAGCTGGATTTTCGGCCTAATGCAACATGGCGTCCTGAGTTTGCGCGCAACATATATAATCAGGCTGAAAGCGGCGGTGTGTTGCTGGCAGGCATGGGCAGTCCTGTTGATATCCCTGTCTATTGGGACAGGCTGCTTCTGGATGCCAGTCAGGTAACCAATCCGTCCATCGATCCTCTGCGTGAACCTATGGAGTTGAAAACTTTTCTCGGGTCCAAACCTGATAAGGTTGAAGTTCAGTTTGATGCTGAAGGCAACCCGAAACTCAAAACTGAACAGACTCCGCAGATAGAACTTGCTACTCCGATAACTTTTGCGGGGATGTCCTTCGGGGCGATCAATTACAATTTGCATGCGGCAATGGCTATGGCAGCCAAAGAGCTGGGTACGGTCTACAATACCGGGGAAGGCGGACTGCATAAGTCTCTTTACGAGTATGGTCAGTGGACCATTGTGCAGGTCGCCTCCGGGCGTTTCGGAGTTCACAGCGATTACCTGAATGCTGGCGTAGGCATTGAGATCAAGGTTGGGCAGGGGGCTAAGCCGGGAATCGGCGGGCATCTACCGGGCGAGAAGATAAATGCAATGATCTCCGAAACCCGTATGATTCCACCGGGGTCTGATGCAATATCGCCTGCGCCACATCATGATATTTATTCCATTGAAGACCTGCTGCAACTTATCTTTGCTCTGAAGGAAGCCACGGAATATCGCGTTCCGGTAGCTGTGAAGATTGCTGCGGTGCACAATGTGGCGGCAATTGCATCGGGTGTTGTTCGTGCCGGAGCAGATATTCTGACTCTTGACGGTATGAAGGGTGGAACCGGTGCTGCTCCGGCTATGACCCGTGATAATGTCGGGATACCGATTGAACTGGCTCTTGCGAGCGTGGATCAACGGTTGCGTGATGAAGGCATCCGTTCCAAGGCTTCCATTGTTGCCGGGGGCGGGTTTCGTTGTAGCGGCGATGTGATCAAAGCAATTGCCCTTGGTGCAGATGCTGTCAATATCGGTACTGCGGCTCTAATCGCTGTGGGCTGTACTCTTTGCGGACGTTGCTACACAGGAAAGTGTCCGTGGGGTATTGCCACCAATGATAAGAAGCTTGCCAAACGCCAGAATCCGGAGGTTGCAGCGGAAAGGCTGGTTAACCTTGTCCGCGGCTGGTCCCATGAAATTGAGGAAATGCTCGGCGGTATGGGCCTTAATTCAATAGAAAGTCTGCGCGGTAACAGGGATAAGTTAAGAGCGGTGGGGCTGACTGATGCTGAAATGCAGATTCTGGGTGTTAAGCATGCTGGTAGGTAA
- a CDS encoding 4Fe-4S dicluster domain-containing protein: MKRIYPDRELCIGCGLCVLGCLAAHSKSHDLILAYKQEQAKGLVARKRLIEDDEVCVAISCRHCEEPECVPVCISGALTKDDKTGITLYDADKCVGCWSCIMSCPYGAIQRDKYNGMIVKCDLCAGRKSGPACVEACPNRALKYEER, translated from the coding sequence ATGAAAAGAATTTATCCCGACAGGGAGTTATGTATCGGGTGCGGCCTGTGTGTGCTGGGTTGCCTCGCTGCCCATTCCAAATCACATGACTTGATTCTTGCTTATAAGCAAGAACAGGCCAAGGGATTGGTTGCCCGTAAGCGTTTAATTGAAGATGATGAAGTTTGCGTCGCCATCAGTTGCAGGCACTGCGAAGAGCCGGAATGTGTTCCTGTTTGTATTTCCGGGGCGTTGACCAAGGATGATAAGACCGGAATCACCCTTTATGATGCTGATAAGTGTGTGGGCTGCTGGTCTTGTATTATGTCTTGCCCCTATGGGGCTATTCAGCGCGACAAATATAATGGTATGATAGTTAAGTGTGATCTTTGCGCAGGCAGGAAAAGCGGTCCGGCATGTGTGGAAGCCTGTCCTAATCGGGCTTTAAAATATGAGGAGAGGTAG
- a CDS encoding NAD(P)/FAD-dependent oxidoreductase encodes MAYVIIGNGIASLGAIDGIRKYDRKTPITVIGAENTAAYGKPLTSYLLAGRISPERLSMRPDDYYKGKNVNLKLATYIVKVDLESRELQTSEGERIPFEKLLLATGGKPYVPQIKGLVGDDVYNFTAAKDAYRLIESVKDLKRAVVIGGGLIGIKAAESLYNRGVEVAVVETRERILPLAYDEDAAGLISRRVEEAGMLVRCGVSGKEIVRDKQGRLRGILLDDKSFLEADAIVIAIGVVSNTELAEQAGIEVDKGVVVDDNMFTGKEGVYAAGDVAQARDVIFDKDKVVPIWSNAYTQGYYAGRNMAGNKSAYPGTMSMSSISFFGMPTISVGEVNPAPDNSEYEIYTFFDERKHSYRKLVFKKDRLVGYVLVGDIDFAGMYTSFIKFKFKVDADARKRLSEGEPDVLMWPDEFFNKAWNPESK; translated from the coding sequence ATGGCTTATGTAATCATCGGTAACGGTATTGCTTCGCTTGGAGCTATTGACGGCATCAGGAAATATGACCGTAAAACCCCGATTACAGTAATCGGGGCTGAGAATACGGCTGCCTATGGCAAACCGCTGACTTCATATCTGCTGGCTGGGAGAATCAGCCCTGAACGTTTATCCATGCGTCCGGATGATTATTACAAAGGTAAAAACGTTAACCTGAAGCTGGCTACATATATAGTAAAGGTAGATCTTGAATCTCGCGAACTGCAAACTTCCGAAGGAGAGCGGATCCCGTTTGAGAAGTTGCTGCTTGCCACTGGAGGTAAGCCTTATGTTCCGCAGATCAAAGGCCTTGTAGGGGATGACGTATATAATTTTACCGCTGCGAAGGATGCTTATCGCTTGATTGAATCTGTTAAAGATTTAAAGCGGGCGGTGGTCATTGGTGGAGGATTGATCGGAATCAAGGCTGCGGAGTCCTTATATAACAGGGGTGTAGAGGTCGCTGTTGTTGAAACGCGCGAACGCATATTGCCGCTTGCCTATGATGAAGATGCTGCCGGGTTGATATCTCGTCGGGTGGAAGAAGCCGGAATGCTGGTCCGATGCGGGGTGAGCGGTAAGGAAATAGTGCGAGATAAACAGGGTAGGCTGCGCGGAATTCTGTTGGACGATAAAAGTTTTCTTGAAGCTGACGCTATTGTCATCGCTATAGGCGTAGTTTCCAATACCGAGCTTGCAGAACAGGCTGGAATTGAAGTTGATAAGGGCGTTGTGGTGGATGACAACATGTTTACCGGTAAAGAAGGTGTTTACGCCGCCGGGGATGTTGCACAGGCTCGTGATGTGATCTTTGATAAAGATAAGGTCGTCCCCATCTGGTCCAATGCCTACACCCAAGGATACTATGCCGGACGAAATATGGCGGGGAATAAATCTGCCTATCCCGGAACCATGTCCATGAGTTCAATCAGCTTTTTCGGTATGCCAACTATTTCTGTCGGGGAAGTGAATCCCGCTCCTGACAATTCGGAATACGAAATCTATACTTTTTTTGATGAACGGAAACATAGCTATCGTAAGTTGGTATTCAAGAAAGATCGTCTTGTGGGCTATGTGCTGGTAGGGGATATCGATTTCGCAGGCATGTACACATCATTTATCAAATTTAAATTCAAGGTAGATGCGGATGCACGCAAAAGGCTCAGTGAAGGTGAGCCGGACGTCCTAATGTGGCCGGATGAATTTTTCAACAAAGCATGGAATCCTGAAAGTAAGTAG
- a CDS encoding class II glutamine amidotransferase yields MKAPENYHDFEKDISGCGVFGVISKSRECIPGDIPIRAMACMHDRGNGLGGGFAAYGIYPDLADKYCLQLLCDNQQALDKAEVIIKRFFDVYEAEPIRTRKVLTIPDPPVVWRYFVYPKELRTQSHFSGGSESDYIVGVVMNINKEVPGAFVLSSGKNMGAFKGVGYPEDIAEFYRLDEYAAYIWTGHNRFPTNTPGWWGGAHPFTILDWSIVHNGEISSYGINRRYLCTHGYECTMNTDTEVVAYLIDLLVRKHGLSRKLASSVFAPPFWEEIEKMDEPEKKLYSALRTTYASAMLNGPFAILVADSDRLWGLNDRIKLRPLVVARKNDRVFMSSEESAIRLVCPDLDEVWMPKAGEPVIVQADGC; encoded by the coding sequence ATGAAAGCACCAGAAAATTATCATGATTTTGAGAAGGACATATCCGGTTGTGGAGTGTTCGGTGTAATCAGCAAGAGCCGCGAATGCATTCCCGGTGATATTCCGATCCGGGCTATGGCTTGTATGCATGACCGTGGTAACGGGCTGGGCGGCGGTTTTGCGGCTTATGGAATTTACCCGGATCTGGCGGATAAATATTGTCTGCAATTGCTTTGTGACAACCAGCAGGCCCTCGATAAGGCTGAAGTGATCATTAAAAGATTTTTTGATGTTTATGAAGCTGAACCGATAAGAACAAGGAAAGTGCTGACTATCCCGGATCCGCCTGTTGTCTGGCGATATTTTGTTTACCCCAAAGAGTTGCGGACCCAGTCACATTTCAGCGGTGGGAGTGAATCGGATTATATTGTCGGTGTGGTCATGAATATCAATAAAGAGGTTCCGGGCGCGTTCGTTCTTTCCAGCGGTAAAAATATGGGAGCTTTCAAGGGCGTCGGCTATCCTGAAGATATCGCAGAATTTTACCGCCTTGATGAATATGCAGCTTATATATGGACCGGGCATAACAGATTCCCGACCAATACTCCCGGTTGGTGGGGTGGAGCGCACCCGTTTACAATTCTGGATTGGTCCATCGTGCATAACGGTGAAATCTCTTCGTATGGTATCAACAGGCGGTACCTTTGTACCCACGGGTATGAATGTACCATGAATACCGATACGGAAGTTGTTGCATATTTAATTGATTTGTTGGTACGTAAACACGGTTTGAGCCGGAAACTGGCTTCGTCTGTTTTTGCTCCTCCTTTCTGGGAGGAAATCGAAAAAATGGATGAGCCGGAGAAAAAGCTTTACAGCGCACTTAGAACCACATACGCAAGTGCAATGTTAAATGGTCCGTTCGCCATTTTGGTGGCTGATTCCGACAGGTTGTGGGGATTAAACGACCGTATCAAGTTGCGGCCCCTTGTGGTTGCCCGTAAGAATGACCGTGTATTCATGTCCAGTGAGGAGAGTGCTATTCGGTTAGTCTGTCCGGATCTCGATGAGGTCTGGATGCCCAAGGCCGGAGAACCGGTAATTGTGCAGGCGGACGGGTGCTGA
- the yajC gene encoding preprotein translocase subunit YajC, whose protein sequence is MFFADVAHAMGAAGQQAQGGPMGALGSFLPLILMFAIFYFLLIRPQQKKAKEHKAMLDAIQRGDRVLTAGGIYGRVTAVDGDELTVELAEGMQVKVERSFVSNLANPVKKEEKKDK, encoded by the coding sequence ATGTTTTTTGCAGATGTCGCACACGCGATGGGTGCAGCCGGACAGCAGGCCCAGGGCGGGCCTATGGGCGCACTTGGCTCTTTTCTCCCCCTCATTCTCATGTTTGCAATTTTCTATTTTCTGCTCATCAGACCGCAGCAGAAAAAAGCCAAAGAGCACAAAGCCATGCTGGATGCAATCCAGAGAGGCGACCGTGTTCTTACCGCAGGCGGTATCTACGGCAGAGTAACTGCTGTTGATGGCGATGAGTTGACTGTTGAGCTTGCTGAAGGCATGCAGGTCAAGGTTGAGAGATCTTTTGTTTCCAATCTCGCCAACCCTGTGAAAAAAGAAGAAAAGAAAGATAAGTAA